From Primulina huaijiensis isolate GDHJ02 chromosome 15, ASM1229523v2, whole genome shotgun sequence, one genomic window encodes:
- the LOC140958753 gene encoding uncharacterized protein has product MEALFSEFAFLSDQALQDKNFDPSTIEDLMKLFELESYKAWASQELDQGNELAQSESYIKESEEYLDSAMAEFDRFEEEMDTLCKSEYSSLINVADSARKLGKNMEKAADFAATKYIKAAVGSATASMKSAAKAISNNSNKIHPA; this is encoded by the coding sequence ATGGAAGCCCTCTTTTCCGAATTCGCTTTTCTCTCCGATCAAGCCCTCCAAGACAAGAACTTCGACCCCTCCACAATCGAAGATCTGATGAAACTCTTCGAGCTCGAGTCCTACAAAGCCTGGGCCAGCCAAGAACTCGACCAGGGGAACGAGCTAGCGCAGTCCGAATCATACATCAAGGAATCCGAGGAGTACCTGGACTCGGCCATGGCCGAATTCGACCGGTTCGAGGAGGAGATGGACACCCTATGCAAATCAGAGTACAGCAGCTTGATCAACGTGGCCGATAGTGCGAGAAAATTGGGGAAGAATATGGAGAAGGCTGCGGATTTCGCTGCAACCAAGTATATCAAAGCTGCGGTTGGTTCCGCTACTGCTTCGATGAAGTCTGCGGCGAAGGCGATCTCGAATAACTCTAACAAGATTCATCCTGCATAG